TCGCCCCTCAGCCGTCACACTCTGGTCTCCTAGTTCCTGTTAGAATCCAGACTTACGTGCCATCCTATGGTAGCATCACATACACCACTGTGTCGCAAATTGTAGATGATCCATTTGAAGGCGTTAACTCCACCAGAACCTCTTTTCTCACTTCTCACTTCGCAAATTTAGCCACGAATTTGGACACATCGAATCTATTATTAGGACACCCTCGAGGACTGTTGACCAGCCCAGTCCAGGTTCAAGTTCTGGATCTGCCCCCAGCTAAGCTGAAGACAGgcattcctctctccctgacctccaGAACAATCTCCACCACCAATTGTGGGTCCAGTGTTGGGTCCAACAAGCGCATGTTGTCTCCGGCCAGCAGCTTGGACCTGTTCATGGAGGTCAAACAGCAGAAACGCGTCAAAGAGGAGAAAATGTACGGTGAGATAGTGGAGGAGTTGGGTGCTGTGGAGTTAGGGAATTATAATGTGACTGAAGAGAACAAGCACAGTTTAAAGTTAGAGTTTCAAAGTGACACCAACCAGGGAGCATCACTGTCAGGCTTTCCTTCAAAATCCTCTTTGTCTGCGTCATCCTCGCTTCATTCTCATAACGAGCCAGCAAGAGGAAGCGCCATCTCACCTCAGCAACAAGGGTCAGAAAGTCCTGATTCCCCTATGGATAACTCCCCAACAGAAGTAAGCCTACATCCACACGCTCTGCTTTCTCTGAAGGATTTCAATGAGTCTGGCATGGACAGCAAGGCACAGATGGAGGTGCTGGTGCAGCTAGTCAAAGGTCAGGGCATCCTCATCTCTGACGGGGAAAACACCAAACGGATATCTCAATTTCCAAGTCTCCGCACAATGACAGCTGTGAGTTGGTGCTACCTGAACTACACCAAACCAAACAGCACTCACAGcagctctcccctgtcctctgtgTACGCTACGTGGTGCATCAGTTCCCATAACCCCAACCCTCCTAACCTCAACACCAGAGCCACCTTGGCTCTGCTCCGCTCCAAACAGACGACTAACACATGGGTATACACCATGGCTGCCATGTACCAACCTGGGACTGGGAAGCTGGTCTCCTCCTCACTCTTATGGAGGCAGCGGCTCGGGCTGGTGAGAACACTGATCGTTCATTATTTCATTATTCATTATTCCATAAACATCTATATTGAATGTTTCCAATCCTGGAATCAAGTTACATTATAAATACATCATCTAATTGTAACCATATTATACTTTTTCTTCTATACCTAAACTGCATGTTCACAGAATGTTTAATGTTTCACAAAAttgttttatttcttctttaTATTAATGTTTAATGATCTGTCTCATTTAGCTACAGAGCAAACCGGAGCTCAATGAGCTGGAAGGGAGCTCTTATGGACAGAAAGTGAAGGATGCCAGCTGCAGGGTAAACGCAAGGAAGGACGACTGGAAAGAGAGGGAGGTCTCCTCGAAACAAACGCCAACACCAACACCAGCACCAACACCAACCCGGATCAAAATATTTGAAGGAGGGTCCGTTATGATAATATCACATCAATCAATAAGCGATAAAATATGACTTAGAATGTTATTTTGTAATGTGTACATGTTTTATAAAAGGGTTACGCCTGGTGGTAGAAATTATGTTTTACTTTATTTAACCTGGTAGTCCCATTGAAGTCAGAAGACCTCTTTGAAAGAGATCCCTGGAATTAGATTGAATAGCTGTTTTCACTTACTTTGCATGTCTATAGCTACTTATAATATAAAACACATGTCATTCCATGGATGGCCAAGTATCTGCAGGTTTTTGCTCCtcctttgtttttatttttttatttttttattttaccgttattttaccaggtaagttgactgagaacacgttctcatttgcagcaacgacctggggaatagttacaggggagaggagggggatgaatgagccaattgtactTGATTGATCAATTCAGGtcattgattagttaggaactcccgtcacctggttgtctaggtcataaTTGGACATAAATTGAAAGGAACTGACAAAAACCGGCatacactcggccctccgtggaatgagtttgacaccccccTGATATAGAACATCACATTCAGGTTGGTTTTCCTCCCTCAGGTTCAAGTCCAATGAGGACTATGTGTACGTGAGAGGCCGAGGCCGGGGGAAGTATATCTGTGAGGAGTGTGGCATCCGCTGTAAGAAACCTAGCATGCTGAAGAAACACATACGCACCCACACTGACGTCAGACCCTACGTCTGCAGGGTCTGCAACTTCGCTTTCAAAACTAAAGGTGGGTTTCCCTTCTTCTTTCATTGAGATGAATGAGACAAGAGCTGAACAAGCGCTTTGTCACGACTGCTGATTTAAAAAGGGATTGATCAAATCAACTAGATTGAATGATGATTGAATTGATGACAACAGTAAcatttacccccccaaaaaagtacaattgaatgataatgataataagaTAATCAGCTAAATGACTCTTTAACATGTTTGTCCTACAGGAAACCTGACCAAGCATATGAAGTCAAAGGCTCACATGAAGAAGTGTCGTGAGCTTGGTGTGTCAGTCACAGTGGATGATACAGAGACACTGGAATCTGGTAAGATATTGACCAATGACCAGGGAGTTATTCAGATATTTAAAACTGATTGTGTAACCCATGGTAATTGTACCACAGAAATAATGACAGAAACACGTGATGTATCCTTTGTCTTTATCCTTTGTCTTTATTTGTGTTCTTTCAAACAATGCAGATGACATCCAGCAAGACTTGAAGACCGGGGTCTTGAGCACAGCCAAACACCAGTTCTCAGATGCAGACGACTCCGATGGCATGGATGAAGAGATCGATGATATCGACGAAGATGACGATGACGATGATGACTACGACGGTGACTCTACTCCCAAGATCCTTTCCCGGAGCACCAGCCCTCAGCCCTGTGGCGTAGCCTCTCTGTCGGTCACAGCTACCGCCGTCATCCAGGGTGTGTCGTCAGACATCCATGGCTGTCCCCTCAGTACCTTCCATCCCCTCCCCAGCTGCCTCTCAACCTACACCCTGCCTAGCGTCGATATccacccccatccccatcccaccTCCACCCTGCCAGGCATAGATATccacccccatccccatcccccctCCACGGTCAGGAGGACAGGGCCAGACCGGAGAACTGTCTTGGCCTCCAGCCTGGACAAGGAAGACTGTAGCCTGGCCATgctgtctcctgaccagggcTGTCTGTTCTTCGACCCATACCCCACCTGTCTGCTGTCCCCCGGCTGGGAGTCCCCTCTGAGGGAACCGCCTAACTCCCGCCTCGGCTACCTCTCCCCCCGGGGAGACCTCTCCCCCCGGGGACGCTCCTCACCTCGATGGGACACCTCCCCGCTAAGGCCCAGCTCCCCCAACCTCACCCCCATCCAGCACCTCTTCCCGGTCTGTATGGAGAGGCCCCTGTCCCCAGGTGGAGTGGACCTGGctgggaggagacagagggtggtgCTCAGGGCTGTGTCTCCACGTAGAGGGGGCTCACAACATAGAGACTCCGGGGATAAAACCAGGCAGCAAGCCAAGGCTGAACTGGTTCAGCAGGGAGGAGCCATTGAAATGGATATGGTATGTAATATAGTTGTTTACAGTATGTTTTCATTGACTAGTATATGTTTAGATTGACTGGTATATCCTTGTCCATCAAAACTGCTGCACTGACTTCATTTCAACTGACTTCATTTCAACTCAGTGTTCTTGATGTAAAACCTTTATTAAtcacaatgtttgtttttttcaccAATGGTGTCCATGCATTTTTTTCTTGATTGTCatttaaaagtttttttttttagaaagaaACTGTAGAAAAGTGTCTTCTGATAGTCACTATAACTTGTTGTGTTTAGGATCAGAGGAGAAGcgtgcctccctgcctgcctgggcCAACCTGCTCCAGTTGTCCCCGTCAGAACCTCTTCAGCCACCTCCCCCTACACTCTCAGCAGCAAGCTGGGACTCTCCTACCCATGGTGCCTATCGGAGGGATCCAGGTACTGCGCTCCCTGCCCTCCTGCAGCTCTGGCCGGACCCATCTGTCAGCCCTATCCCCTCAAAAGACTGAGCTCCACCAGGACAGCACTAAGGAGGGATCTGTTCATCTGGCAGCCCTCGGTGCAGAGGACTCAGGAGCCCAGcagcaggggagggagagggggatggagagggggatggagagggaaagGCTGTCCCCCCTCCAGACACCCCGGGACTCTGAGGAGGAAAAcccccctgtctctgtcctcacGGTCAGGAACCCTAAGCAGGAAGAGGTTCTTCAGACCTGCACCAAGGCCATCGCTTCCCTCAGGATCACCTCTGAAGAGCATCTATAGACTGGGGCtgcatcccaaacagcaccctattccctatataaagcaGTACTGTTGACCAGAGGGCTCTCGTcacaagtaatgcactatataaggaatagcgTACCATTTGGGCCTTTCCTCATTTGGGACGTTCCTTGGAGCTTCCTCCAGGAGCAGCtgagcccctccccccccccccccccatccaacgTCCAGTCCTCAGCTAGCATGGTTCTAGATCAATTAGCGATGTCTTGACAACTGCAATGGTCAAAtttgagttggcaagacagcacaaatagATATGGAACCAGGCTACGTCCACAGTTCCTCTCAACCTCATTCCACtaggcaggcaggtagacaggcaggcagacagacagacaggcagacaggcagacagacagacagacagacagacagacagacagacagacccctgtcaggcaggcaggcaggcagacagacagacagacagacagacagacagacagacagacagacagaccccatTGGTTGGGTGTGGGGGGATTCTTCTCTCAGTTTCAGTTACTTCAGGTTTCTTCATGTTAGTAATGCAAAGGTCACGTGTCTTAacattcccctcccctcccctcaccatACTATATCTGAGAGGAAAACAAACCTTTAAATACATTACAAAACAGAGACTTTATACTCTCTATGAATTCTCTATGAATTTCTTTGAACTTTTAGGTCAGTGGAGAGGACGGTTGAAGTAGTGGACACAGGTGCAATATATGGGATTTAAAGAGAATGCTTCTACGTTAATTATGCTTGCATACACTTGCACACAAACAGAAACGTTTATATTTATTATACCCCATAACCCACTCTTAACACATTTATTCATATAAATGCATATGTGTACTATTTTCAAAATAGGCTTGTTGTTTAAATTGTATTCATATCGAGTGATTAGTTAAGGATTTGATTCTTGGAGAGAAATTGGAAAGGAAATAACGGGGAAAGTATCGAAAAAAAATATGAAAGTATTTGAAAACTGAATCTGACCAAATTTAGTGTAGACTTGCTTCTTGTCCAGTTTGGTGCTTTTGATTGAAAAGCAAAG
This Salvelinus fontinalis isolate EN_2023a chromosome 16, ASM2944872v1, whole genome shotgun sequence DNA region includes the following protein-coding sequences:
- the LOC129813159 gene encoding human immunodeficiency virus type I enhancer-binding protein 2 homolog, producing the protein MESLETTAEVKRSKEALDKTVPQRKSAAPEPTTAQTKIPPSADSEGEGWHLCPEPEEDQSRTTCCSTDMSDSGKLRQLEGKSPRQLQDQPCSHPHYNVLTSYPPQERQTVPFARQKTADHLLSALPLVSCGGPSPQRSSPSLPVSLQHCSQSGIEELSKEVCSKMEQKQQQRPGKYVCDYCGRACAKPSVLKKHIRSHTGERPYPCVPCGFSFKTKSNLYKHRKSHAHLVKAGTVPFSELGSYNANMEDRGSLEGEGEFYSDAEQSSDTDEDDSSLLDTVSVEEPDSTTAVKVLNLVAQKQGVTLASTLSEDGPPRLLEISAAQAPAVSQVSRAIQSSAIKQRLALRLSEKRSSDTDTSLSLPSQGSKGSTDSGYFSRSESAEHQTGGPPNTNAKSYQEIMFGKCYKPNPKQHAITVVTCRTDLMSDRKTSERGVSRVFTQEKESMVESIRINTHSFTREDIKEAQLELSDSGQLVRSNSMPTSSVACQDMSQGLRGSHSFDERASPGGIRRLTRQAAFEHSAHDGPPDHYGNISDISNLGVEMESFTIQQKQAMEYATRKRRKENCVAEEEDVGGQYHTDYDHSEEMRDYDSKQTSQGALTTTSSVKGHAQSVHTQDRTQCDRLEREMWEKREREERRSLGNVISVIQHTNSLTRSLSEQSDSYNYQRQDKPSSMDVVEQTETREMHKRTEIFAHQLSDSRLLDKSYQMTPKLVRQSNIPVPEIRVTVEPDSPEKEKAAEVKQVKVKEPDRHIEEFQWPQRSETLSQFPPEKLPPKKKRLRLADLEHSSGESSFESACTSLSRSPSQDSNLSYCSSFSFDREEKEREVIPKPASPAARQDEFGKALEFLAVPGSGYSLSVLNQRQQHEMRRTSSEQAPCHSQCRELPEVRSVSFDYGSLSPTAKVRHAELSASYSEPRRGNLVRQESLNVNLEFAHPVLPLNILPQYLSSALSFSATALHSQSLPMFAPQPSHSGLLVPVRIQTYVPSYGSITYTTVSQIVDDPFEGVNSTRTSFLTSHFANLATNLDTSNLLLGHPRGLLTSPVQVQVLDLPPAKLKTGIPLSLTSRTISTTNCGSSVGSNKRMLSPASSLDLFMEVKQQKRVKEEKMYGEIVEELGAVELGNYNVTEENKHSLKLEFQSDTNQGASLSGFPSKSSLSASSSLHSHNEPARGSAISPQQQGSESPDSPMDNSPTEVSLHPHALLSLKDFNESGMDSKAQMEVLVQLVKGQGILISDGENTKRISQFPSLRTMTAVSWCYLNYTKPNSTHSSSPLSSVYATWCISSHNPNPPNLNTRATLALLRSKQTTNTWVYTMAAMYQPGTGKLVSSSLLWRQRLGLLQSKPELNELEGSSYGQKVKDASCRVNARKDDWKEREVSSKQTPTPTPAPTPTRIKIFEGGFKSNEDYVYVRGRGRGKYICEECGIRCKKPSMLKKHIRTHTDVRPYVCRVCNFAFKTKGNLTKHMKSKAHMKKCRELGVSVTVDDTETLESDDIQQDLKTGVLSTAKHQFSDADDSDGMDEEIDDIDEDDDDDDDYDGDSTPKILSRSTSPQPCGVASLSVTATAVIQGVSSDIHGCPLSTFHPLPSCLSTYTLPSVDIHPHPHPTSTLPGIDIHPHPHPPSTVRRTGPDRRTVLASSLDKEDCSLAMLSPDQGCLFFDPYPTCLLSPGWESPLREPPNSRLGYLSPRGDLSPRGRSSPRWDTSPLRPSSPNLTPIQHLFPVCMERPLSPGGVDLAGRRQRVVLRAVSPRRGGSQHRDSGDKTRQQAKAELVQQGGAIEMDMDQRRSVPPCLPGPTCSSCPRQNLFSHLPLHSQQQAGTLLPMVPIGGIQVLRSLPSCSSGRTHLSALSPQKTELHQDSTKEGSVHLAALGAEDSGAQQQGRERGMERGMERERLSPLQTPRDSEEENPPVSVLTVRNPKQEEVLQTCTKAIASLRITSEEHL